From a region of the Zingiber officinale cultivar Zhangliang chromosome 4B, Zo_v1.1, whole genome shotgun sequence genome:
- the LOC121975548 gene encoding putative receptor-like protein kinase At4g00960, with the protein MEPCSVGFLTGVARESGNFCCRLRQTSAMSTIAAAATVCTKKYVAVECQCLDGFINITENGSEVGCERKKPLNCSSNEFSKVQNVKVPDTENATPRGNMSLDDCKNLCLNDCSCMAYSVISGSYGCITWPGDLLDLRTLVDEGDDLYVRLAGELDHPRKNSTGRRILFIVISIAAALLFLCAIFIYRRRTKATRPRRKRLAKTFDHKDQHEIRGTESLLFDLEAIRIATDNFSDRNKLGEGGFGPVYKGTLENGEHVAVKRLSRSSGQGLDELKNEVFLVAKLRHRNLVRLLGCCLESDEKLLVYNYLANTSLDKFLFDNSKRKHLDWARRFKIIEGISRGLLYLHEDSPLKIIHRDLKASNILLDASMDPKISDFGLAKLFDADQTQGNTKRIAGTFGYMAPEYGIHGLFSVKSDVYSYGVLVLEILIGRKNSDYQGSEYPIELVTHVVWRHWTQGSVLQVIDQDLIEQCQTQQILRCIHIGLLCVQDDPIQRPTMANVVLMLNNHFVGLPTPLAPAFLSNCNTTIESNGVPRRENSSRRKGILMKISENNVSISTLEPR; encoded by the exons TGGACGGGTTCATAAATATTACGGAGAACGGAAGCGAGGTTGGATGCGAGAGGAAGAAGCCTTTGAATTGCTCGTCGAACGAGTTTTCCAAGGTGCAGAACGTGAAGGTGCCAGACACTGAGAACGCTACACCACGAGGAAACATGAGTCTCGATGACTGCAAGAATTTGTGCTTGAATGATTGCTCCTGCATGGCGTATTCGGTAATCAGTGGATCTTATGGATGCATAACTTGGCCTGGTGATCTGTTGGATCTCAGAACTTTGGTCGATGAAGGAGATGATTTATACGTTCGGCTCGCAGGAGAATTGGATCACCCAA GAAAAAACAGCACTGGGAGAAGAATTCTATTTATTGTCATCTCTATTGCTGCAGCACTATTATTTCTTTGTGCCATTTTTATTTACCGTCGAAGAACAAAAGCAACAAGACCAAGACGGAAACGACTTGCAAAAACATTCG ATCACAAAGATCAGCATGAAATAAGAGGTACAGAATCTCTATTATTTGATCTGGAGGCTATTAGGATAGCTACGGACAACTTCTCTGATAGAAACAAGCTAGGAGAAGGAGGATTTGGGCCTGTTTATAAG GGAACACTGGAGAACGGAGAGCATGTAGCAGTAAAAAGACTTTCAAGAAGCTCAGGACAAGGACTAGATGAGTTGAAAAATGAAGTGTTCCTGGTAGCCAAACTTCGGCACAGAAACCTAGTGAGGTTGTTGGGCTGTTGCTTGGAATCAGATGAGAAACTACTTGTTTACAATTATCTTGCTAATACAAGCCTTGACAAGTTTTTGTTTG ATAATTCAAAGAGAAAGCACTTGGATTGGGCAAGAAGGTTTAAGATCATTGAGGGCATAAGTCGAGGACTTCTTTATCTTCATGAAGATTCACCGTTGAAGATCATTCATCGGGACTTAAAAGCCAGTAACATCTTATTAGATGCAAGCATGGATCCCAAGATTTCAGATTTTGGTCTTGCGAAACTTTTTGATGCAGATCAAACACAAGGAAACACTAAAAGAATTGCCGGAACATT TGGATATATGGCACCAGAATATGGCATTCATGGGCTCTTCTCAGTTAAATCAGATGTGTATAGCTATGGTGTATTAGTTTTGGAGATCTTAATTGGTCGGAAGAATAGTGATTACCAAGGATCCGAATATCCAATTGAACTTGTTACTCAT GTAGTCTGGCGCCATTGGACTCAAGGAAGTGTCTTGCAAGTGATTGATCAAGATCTAATTGAACAATGTCAAACTCAACAAATATTAAGGTGCATACATATAGGGTTACTATGTGTGCAAGATGATCCAATTCAAAGACCCACCATGGCCAATGTTGTGCTTATGCTCAACAATCACTTTGTCGGCCTTCCCACACCTTTAGCACCAGCATTTCTCAGTAATTGTAATACCACCATTGAATCAAATGGCGTTCCAAGGAGAGAGAATTCCAGTAGAAGAAAGGGAATTCTaatgaaaatttctgaaaataatGTCTCAATCTCTACGTTGGAGCCTAGATAG